One part of the Tunicatimonas pelagia genome encodes these proteins:
- a CDS encoding PA14 domain-containing protein, which yields MKTFTLLLSSLLMSLIGFAGPGDQVAKPQGSTSAAFGYYEYLPTNYNSSDKFPVLIFLHGIGEKGNGTTQLNRVLRVGPPKEINDGRDFPFIVISPQRFNGWWGADAVKFYVDYIVENYNIDEDRIYLTGISSGGHGVWAYSAKYPDKVAAAVPIAGSGVGQNYCELAKIPVWAFHGENDRTVAPSNSITPIQEINKCSDVVEAKLTLYPGVGHNSWSRTYSGSAGHDIYSWMLSHSKSGNSSGTPNQSPIVDAGDDITLTLPENSTRISSTATDPDGQVASFSWKKVSGPSASLSQTNSSTLKVSSLTEGEYTFRSTVSDEDGATASDDVNVVVSNPSSNSPGADCDCDHVVPSSMRTVSPSTLGEIKPGDVICLEAGVRDYISFKNFSGTASKPIIVKNCGGKVQFENETRRGIISFSECKFFRFTGSGVRGMKYGIKVAKGGKDTAIRYGGGCTDFEIDHIEVADAGFAGIMIKSDPMCQFPQYQRQNFVMENVLVHDNYIHDVYGEGIYIGHYAYNGLETSECGTIYPHNINNLKVYNNITKNTGADGIQVACNPVGCEIYGNLIEDYGYDAFAPFQSNGLIVGQQAKVYNNVIKNGKGDGAGMQVFGGGGHVVFNNLIINSPHAGIFCDERADKIDGPYRFYNNTIINSGAGGILLYGEKVPHNYVKNNIIVDSQGKYIITLNNKVKVEEGSNYTTKNINDIKFVNASSGNYQLASGSPCINAGVDVSSYGVRFDMEGVDRPYDNKFDIGAYEAKVTTSPNPPAAGNGLNYKYYHGAWSQLPDFGKLSAEKQGTVANFSLNPRQQNSNFGFAFTGYIQIEKQGSYTFYTASDDGSQLFIDNKRIVDNDGLHGKQERSGSVSLSAGMHAIKVVYFERSGGEVLEVKYQGPGVNKQQIPNDVLFTSDTGDNPPAAGNGLNYKYYHGAWSQLPDFGKLSAEKQGTVANFSLNPRQQNSNFGFAFTGYIQIEKQGSYTFYTASDDGSQLFIDNKRIVDNDGLHGKQERSGSVSLSAGMHAIKVVYFERSGGEVLEVKYQGPGVSKKKIPNDVLFTSDTGDTPPVVDPPNPGAEGYRILVNFNQNDNQPAPWNNVGSHPQYIEPLRNMSTDDNRATTVDIDFTSSWNGVNLAGMTTGNNSGVFPDNVMKSAYVISTSNTYTFKIKELNASLKYKLIFFGSRNGGGDRTTIYKAGGKSVSLNASYNTETVEIDGLSPSSAKEILVEVRKSSTSSYGYLNAMVIVGYNPNQSRLEDSTSKGVVEQTISDEFIADNSEIQVYPNPVDKQLFVSLPQTDGQSSYRLTLLSNTDVVTSWEVGEVSSSIIELNTQRLGLRSGVYYLRIASEQGLVKTVKVLVK from the coding sequence ATGAAAACATTTACATTATTATTGTCTTCCTTGCTCATGAGCCTGATAGGGTTCGCAGGGCCAGGGGATCAAGTAGCAAAACCGCAAGGATCTACCTCTGCGGCCTTCGGATATTATGAGTACTTACCTACAAACTACAATAGTAGTGACAAATTCCCTGTACTAATTTTCTTGCATGGTATAGGCGAAAAAGGTAATGGTACTACGCAATTGAATAGGGTACTGCGAGTAGGCCCTCCGAAGGAAATTAACGACGGACGTGATTTTCCATTTATCGTGATCTCACCTCAGCGTTTTAACGGATGGTGGGGTGCTGACGCAGTTAAATTTTACGTAGATTATATTGTCGAGAACTATAACATAGATGAAGATCGGATATATCTTACTGGAATAAGTTCTGGCGGTCATGGTGTGTGGGCTTACTCAGCCAAATATCCCGATAAAGTTGCTGCTGCTGTTCCCATCGCTGGCAGTGGCGTTGGTCAAAACTACTGCGAACTTGCTAAAATCCCAGTATGGGCATTTCATGGCGAAAACGATAGAACAGTTGCCCCCTCAAACTCAATCACTCCTATTCAGGAAATAAACAAATGCTCAGACGTGGTAGAGGCTAAACTAACTCTCTACCCTGGCGTGGGGCATAACTCATGGAGTCGTACGTACAGCGGTAGTGCTGGTCACGATATTTATTCTTGGATGCTATCTCACAGCAAAAGTGGGAATTCTTCTGGCACCCCCAACCAAAGCCCTATTGTTGATGCTGGCGATGATATAACTTTAACTCTTCCCGAAAACTCTACTAGAATATCTAGCACAGCTACTGACCCAGACGGGCAGGTTGCGTCTTTCTCCTGGAAAAAAGTTTCTGGCCCATCGGCTTCTTTATCACAAACCAACTCTTCTACTCTTAAAGTGTCGTCTCTTACTGAAGGAGAATATACTTTTAGGTCTACTGTATCAGATGAAGACGGGGCTACCGCTTCTGATGATGTAAATGTGGTAGTATCAAATCCATCAAGTAACTCACCAGGAGCAGACTGCGATTGTGATCACGTAGTACCATCTAGTATGCGAACTGTTAGTCCTTCGACGCTAGGTGAAATCAAACCAGGGGATGTTATTTGTCTTGAGGCCGGAGTGAGAGATTATATTTCTTTCAAAAACTTTAGTGGAACTGCATCAAAGCCTATTATTGTAAAAAACTGTGGTGGCAAAGTACAATTTGAGAATGAAACTCGTCGCGGAATCATTTCTTTTTCTGAATGTAAATTTTTCAGATTTACCGGAAGCGGGGTCCGTGGCATGAAGTACGGAATTAAGGTAGCCAAAGGTGGAAAAGATACCGCTATCCGATATGGCGGGGGATGTACCGATTTTGAGATAGACCACATAGAAGTAGCAGACGCTGGTTTTGCTGGTATCATGATTAAATCTGATCCTATGTGCCAATTTCCTCAGTATCAGCGTCAAAACTTCGTAATGGAGAATGTTTTAGTCCATGATAATTACATTCACGATGTATACGGTGAAGGTATATATATTGGCCACTATGCGTACAACGGGCTAGAGACTTCAGAATGTGGTACTATTTATCCTCATAATATAAATAACCTCAAAGTATACAATAATATCACTAAGAACACTGGAGCCGATGGTATTCAGGTAGCCTGTAACCCTGTTGGCTGTGAAATATATGGTAATTTAATTGAGGATTATGGATATGATGCTTTTGCCCCTTTTCAATCGAATGGATTGATAGTTGGTCAGCAGGCTAAAGTGTATAACAATGTTATTAAGAATGGTAAAGGCGATGGTGCCGGTATGCAGGTTTTTGGTGGTGGTGGACACGTAGTGTTTAACAACCTTATTATTAATTCCCCGCACGCTGGTATATTCTGTGATGAGAGAGCCGACAAAATTGACGGTCCCTATCGTTTTTATAACAATACAATCATTAATTCAGGGGCGGGTGGTATTCTTCTCTACGGCGAAAAAGTTCCTCACAACTATGTGAAGAACAACATTATTGTGGACTCGCAGGGTAAGTATATTATTACACTGAATAATAAAGTGAAGGTAGAAGAAGGCAGTAACTACACCACTAAGAATATTAATGACATAAAGTTTGTTAATGCCTCTTCTGGAAACTATCAATTAGCCTCAGGGTCACCGTGTATCAATGCAGGGGTAGATGTATCTTCTTACGGGGTTAGATTTGATATGGAGGGGGTTGATAGACCTTATGATAATAAGTTTGACATTGGAGCGTATGAAGCCAAGGTTACTACTTCCCCTAATCCTCCGGCAGCGGGAAATGGATTAAACTATAAGTACTACCACGGTGCCTGGAGTCAACTGCCTGATTTTGGCAAGCTGTCTGCTGAAAAGCAAGGTACGGTAGCCAACTTTAGTCTGAATCCACGACAGCAAAATAGCAATTTTGGCTTTGCCTTTACCGGATACATTCAAATCGAAAAGCAAGGAAGCTACACCTTCTATACAGCTTCGGATGATGGTAGTCAGTTGTTCATTGACAACAAACGGATTGTTGATAACGACGGACTGCACGGTAAACAAGAACGGTCTGGAAGCGTCTCCCTATCTGCTGGTATGCACGCTATCAAAGTGGTGTACTTTGAACGATCGGGTGGTGAGGTACTAGAAGTAAAGTACCAAGGCCCCGGTGTTAACAAACAGCAAATTCCGAATGATGTGTTGTTTACTTCCGATACTGGAGATAATCCTCCGGCAGCGGGAAATGGATTAAACTATAAGTACTACCACGGTGCCTGGAGCCAACTGCCTGATTTTGGCAAGCTGTCTGCTGAAAAGCAAGGTACGGTAGCCAACTTTAGTCTGAATCCACGACAGCAAAATAGCAATTTTGGCTTTGCCTTTACCGGATACATTCAAATCGAAAAGCAAGGAAGCTACACCTTCTATACAGCTTCGGATGATGGTAGTCAGTTGTTCATTGACAACAAACGGATTGTTGATAACGACGGACTGCACGGTAAACAAGAACGGTCTGGAAGCGTCTCCCTATCTGCTGGTATGCACGCTATCAAAGTGGTGTACTTTGAACGATCGGGTGGTGAGGTACTAGAAGTAAAGTACCAAGGCCCTGGTGTTAGCAAAAAGAAAATCCCGAATGATGTGTTGTTTACTTCCGATACTGGAGATACTCCTCCTGTAGTAGACCCACCTAATCCTGGTGCTGAAGGCTATCGGATACTGGTTAATTTTAACCAAAATGATAATCAGCCTGCACCTTGGAATAATGTTGGTTCGCACCCCCAATACATTGAGCCGTTACGCAACATGAGCACAGATGATAATAGGGCAACTACGGTTGATATAGACTTTACAAGTTCTTGGAATGGGGTAAACCTTGCCGGTATGACCACGGGAAATAATTCAGGTGTTTTTCCAGATAATGTAATGAAGTCAGCTTACGTTATCTCTACCTCGAATACTTATACATTCAAAATTAAAGAACTTAACGCTTCGCTTAAGTACAAGCTAATCTTCTTTGGTAGCCGTAATGGAGGTGGCGATCGTACAACAATTTATAAGGCCGGAGGAAAATCCGTCTCGTTGAATGCCTCTTATAATACAGAAACAGTAGAGATAGATGGTTTATCCCCAAGTAGCGCGAAGGAAATATTGGTTGAAGTTCGTAAATCGTCTACTTCAAGCTATGGCTATCTGAATGCTATGGTAATTGTGGGATACAATCCTAACCAATCTCGTTTAGAAGACTCTACGAGTAAGGGAGTAGTAGAACAAACTATTTCTGATGAGTTTATAGCTGATAATTCTGAGATACAGGTATATCCTAATCCGGTAGATAAGCAGTTGTTCGTATCTCTACCGCAAACAGATGGTCAGTCGAGTTACCGTCTAACGCTGTTGAGCAACACTGATGTGGTCACTAGCTGGGAAGTTGGAGAAGTTAGCAGTTCTATTATTGAGCTAAATACTCAGCGCTTAGGGTTACGATCCGGTGTGTACTATTTGCGTATAGCGTCAGAACAAGGACTCGTAAAAACTGTAAAGGTTCTTGTAAAATAA
- a CDS encoding glycosyltransferase, with translation MKRILYAIRQGKIGGGERHLLDLVTHLNKKDFYPIVVSFTPGEMIEALQELGIETYVIPSQSPFDFRVWPRVSELIGKKNIDIIHAHGTRACSNVFWSANKLNIPLLYTVHGWSFHAGQKPYIRYLRQAGEKWLINQANAVINVSHSNFQEGKQKLGLQNATVIQNGVNLTRFDKSKTYPNTRAELGVPSHCTLVGFIARITHQKDPISFVHAAQQVLQEHSDIHFLMVGEGDLKEEAIDLVEKYDIASNFHFQDFRNDVPALLSIIDIYCLPSLWEGLPIGLLEAMAMGKAVLATPVDGTKEIIINQVNGFYIKVNHPQDIAAKIIQLHTNKNLAERTGLSASDLVYQEYDLKDSIRRTEQVYCEIL, from the coding sequence TTGAAAAGAATTCTTTATGCTATACGTCAAGGTAAGATCGGAGGTGGTGAGCGGCATCTTTTAGATTTAGTCACTCACCTGAATAAAAAAGACTTTTACCCCATCGTCGTATCATTTACACCTGGAGAAATGATCGAAGCACTTCAGGAATTGGGTATTGAAACCTATGTCATTCCTTCCCAATCCCCCTTCGATTTCCGGGTTTGGCCCCGAGTTTCAGAACTTATTGGCAAAAAAAACATAGATATTATTCACGCTCATGGCACCAGAGCATGCTCTAACGTATTTTGGTCAGCAAATAAGTTAAATATTCCCCTTTTATATACCGTGCACGGATGGTCTTTTCATGCTGGGCAAAAACCTTATATTAGATACTTAAGACAAGCCGGAGAAAAGTGGCTAATAAATCAGGCTAATGCTGTAATTAACGTTTCTCATAGTAACTTCCAGGAAGGTAAACAAAAGTTAGGACTACAAAATGCTACTGTAATTCAGAACGGCGTTAACCTCACCCGTTTTGACAAAAGCAAAACGTACCCCAATACTCGAGCTGAATTGGGAGTCCCCTCACACTGTACCTTAGTTGGATTCATTGCCCGAATTACCCATCAGAAAGATCCTATTAGTTTTGTTCATGCTGCCCAACAGGTTCTTCAAGAACATTCGGATATTCACTTTCTTATGGTTGGTGAGGGTGACCTTAAAGAGGAGGCTATTGATCTGGTTGAAAAATACGATATTGCCTCGAACTTTCATTTCCAAGATTTTCGTAATGATGTGCCTGCCCTTTTATCAATAATTGATATTTATTGTTTGCCCTCACTGTGGGAAGGGCTGCCTATCGGATTACTGGAAGCCATGGCTATGGGAAAAGCGGTGCTAGCAACCCCCGTAGATGGCACCAAAGAAATTATTATTAACCAAGTGAATGGCTTTTATATAAAAGTAAACCATCCTCAGGATATAGCTGCCAAAATTATTCAGTTACACACCAACAAGAATTTAGCTGAGCGAACTGGGCTAAGTGCCAGCGATTTAGTGTATCAAGAGTACGATCTAAAAGATTCTATCAGACGTACTGAGCAAGTATATTGTGAAATACTTTAA
- a CDS encoding NAD-dependent epimerase/dehydratase family protein, translating to MKKSLITGGAGFIGSHVVNHCLALGHKVVVLDDLSGGFRDYVPSEVTFVEGSITDVQLVQQLFDQYQFDYVYHLAAYAAEGLSHFIRRFNYNNNLIGSINLINESVKHNVECFVFTSSIAVYGPGQVPMKEDMIPEPEDPYGIAKYAVELDLHTAHRLFGLDYIIFRPHNVYGENQNIGDKYRNVIGIFMNQIMQDQPLTIFGDGTQSRAFSHVDDVAPYIANAINVPAARNQVFNIGADKPYTVNELVEVVAKQFDVSPQIRHLEARKEVVHAYSDHSKVKSVFDIDSFVPIAQGIERMASWAKTAGARQSQEFENIEIHRHLPQGWASK from the coding sequence ATGAAAAAGTCTTTAATTACAGGAGGGGCCGGGTTTATCGGCTCCCACGTCGTAAATCATTGTTTAGCGTTAGGACATAAAGTAGTTGTATTAGACGACCTAAGTGGTGGGTTTCGTGATTATGTTCCATCAGAAGTCACCTTTGTTGAGGGCTCTATTACTGATGTTCAGCTTGTACAACAACTATTTGATCAATATCAGTTTGATTATGTGTATCATTTAGCTGCCTATGCCGCTGAAGGATTGTCTCACTTTATTCGACGATTTAATTATAACAACAACCTCATTGGAAGCATTAACCTGATTAATGAATCGGTTAAGCATAATGTCGAGTGCTTTGTTTTTACTTCATCAATAGCAGTATACGGACCCGGACAGGTACCCATGAAAGAAGACATGATACCCGAGCCGGAAGATCCGTATGGCATTGCCAAATATGCCGTTGAACTCGATTTACATACTGCCCATCGTCTCTTCGGTTTGGATTATATCATCTTCCGTCCGCACAACGTATATGGGGAGAATCAGAATATAGGGGATAAATATCGTAACGTGATCGGTATTTTTATGAACCAGATTATGCAAGATCAGCCGCTAACGATCTTCGGCGATGGTACCCAGAGTCGTGCCTTTAGTCATGTAGATGATGTAGCACCTTATATAGCCAATGCTATTAATGTACCGGCAGCACGTAATCAAGTATTTAACATTGGAGCTGATAAGCCGTATACCGTGAACGAATTGGTAGAAGTTGTGGCAAAACAGTTCGATGTGTCACCTCAAATTCGTCATTTGGAAGCTCGTAAAGAAGTTGTACACGCATATTCCGATCATAGCAAGGTGAAGTCCGTATTTGATATTGATTCTTTTGTACCCATTGCTCAAGGTATTGAGCGTATGGCATCATGGGCTAAAACGGCCGGTGCTCGCCAGAGCCAGGAATTTGAGAATATTGAAATACACCGTCACCTTCCCCAAGGGTGGGCTTCCAAATAG